A stretch of the Bradyrhizobium arachidis genome encodes the following:
- a CDS encoding BadF/BadG/BcrA/BcrD ATPase family protein has translation MATAQFFLGVDGGATRCRARLRDSSGRELGRGLGPASNIYLDFDEAMQVVRETIKSTIAAGAPRQEIAVGLSLAGLSDDKEAERVSSALPGFARIVAVNDAVAACVGANGLGDGGLIIAGTGSAGIARVGARTTIIGGRGFWLGDDGSAARLGESALRATLRAIDGLEPMSGLAQALGRHFDDDPLRMSRWAADARPSDYGAFAPQILDVARSGDARAREIVGEAASAIAALANALNALGAQRIALAGGFGEPLRPFLPPDVAKRLAAPRRDAVDGAILLAGGTLAEDAACP, from the coding sequence TTGGCGACGGCCCAGTTCTTCCTCGGTGTGGACGGCGGCGCGACCCGTTGCCGCGCGAGACTGCGGGATTCGTCGGGCCGCGAGCTCGGGCGCGGCCTCGGGCCGGCTTCGAACATCTATCTCGATTTCGACGAGGCCATGCAGGTCGTCCGTGAAACGATCAAGTCCACGATCGCCGCGGGCGCGCCAAGGCAGGAGATCGCAGTCGGCCTCAGCCTTGCCGGGCTTTCGGACGACAAGGAAGCCGAGCGCGTCTCCAGCGCCCTGCCCGGCTTTGCGCGCATCGTCGCCGTCAATGATGCTGTCGCCGCCTGCGTAGGCGCCAATGGCCTCGGCGACGGCGGCCTGATCATCGCGGGCACGGGCTCGGCGGGTATCGCGCGCGTGGGAGCGCGAACGACCATCATCGGCGGACGCGGCTTCTGGCTCGGCGACGACGGATCTGCCGCACGCCTCGGCGAATCGGCGTTGCGCGCGACGCTGCGTGCGATCGATGGCCTCGAGCCGATGAGCGGACTTGCGCAAGCGCTCGGGCGCCATTTCGATGACGATCCATTGCGGATGAGCCGTTGGGCAGCGGACGCGAGGCCCAGTGACTACGGTGCCTTCGCACCCCAGATCCTGGACGTCGCCAGGTCCGGAGATGCGCGCGCGCGCGAAATTGTCGGCGAAGCAGCCAGCGCGATAGCGGCGCTCGCGAACGCGTTGAATGCGCTTGGCGCCCAGCGCATTGCGCTCGCCGGCGGCTTCGGTGAGCCCTTGCGCCCCTTTTTGCCGCCTGATGTGGCCAAGCGCCTCGCCGCGCCCCGGCGCGACGCGGTCGACGGCGCGATCCTGCTCGCTGGCGGAACGCTCGCGGAGGACGCGGCATGTCCATGA
- a CDS encoding carbohydrate ABC transporter permease, with amino-acid sequence MAESVSNITAQMPRAKLAGLLLFFLGPAVVIYTLFSIYPLVATMALSTYTSDPSGARYFVGLANFETLLRDALWSKPFWNALGNNLIFFAVHMCVQNPIGIALAGLLSLPGLRLKGFYRTVMFLPTMLSVVIVGFSWNLILSPLWGVAAGALKAVGLGSLFAPWLGLESSALVTLSLISVWQFVGIPMMLIYAALLNIPDELIDAARVDGLGQFRIFFHIKLPLVLPTISLVSVLTFVANFNAFDLIYSVKGALAGPNFATDILGTFFYRTFFGNQLQLGNPTMGAAVATVMFFIILLGLCLYLFLVQRRIRRYAF; translated from the coding sequence ATGGCTGAATCGGTCTCGAACATCACGGCCCAGATGCCTCGCGCAAAACTCGCGGGCCTTCTGCTGTTCTTTCTCGGACCGGCGGTCGTGATCTACACCCTGTTCTCGATCTATCCTCTCGTCGCGACGATGGCGCTCTCCACCTACACGAGCGATCCGTCTGGAGCCCGGTATTTCGTCGGGCTTGCCAACTTCGAAACGCTGCTCCGTGATGCGCTCTGGTCGAAGCCGTTCTGGAATGCCCTCGGCAACAATCTGATATTCTTCGCAGTGCACATGTGTGTACAGAATCCGATCGGTATCGCGCTCGCAGGATTGCTGAGCCTGCCGGGCCTGAGGCTCAAGGGCTTTTATCGCACCGTCATGTTTTTGCCGACGATGCTCTCGGTTGTCATCGTCGGCTTCTCCTGGAACCTGATCCTGTCCCCGCTCTGGGGCGTAGCTGCCGGCGCTTTGAAGGCCGTGGGGTTGGGCTCACTGTTCGCTCCCTGGCTGGGCCTCGAATCGAGCGCGCTCGTAACCCTGTCCCTCATTTCCGTCTGGCAATTCGTCGGCATCCCGATGATGCTGATCTATGCCGCGCTGCTCAATATCCCCGATGAGTTGATCGACGCGGCGCGCGTCGACGGGCTCGGACAATTCCGTATCTTCTTCCACATCAAGCTTCCGCTCGTCCTACCGACGATCAGCCTGGTCTCGGTCTTGACCTTCGTCGCGAACTTCAACGCTTTCGATCTGATTTATTCGGTCAAGGGTGCGCTTGCGGGACCGAATTTCGCGACCGACATTCTCGGCACGTTCTTCTATCGCACCTTCTTCGGCAATCAGCTCCAGCTCGGTAATCCGACGATGGGCGCTGCGGTCGCGACCGTGATGTTCTTCATCATTCTCCTCGGCCTCTGCCTCTATCTCTTCCTCGTTCAGCGGCGCATCCGCCGTTACGCTTTCTGA
- a CDS encoding ABC transporter substrate-binding protein, giving the protein MRRTFKAAMGAEAAALALLAGLSSAQAGSLKIESWRNDDADIWNSKIIPAFNKQYPDIKIEFAPSAPKEYNAALNARLDGGTAGDLITCRPFDASLALYQKRQLDGVDGIKGMDNFSDVAKAAWQTDDGKTTFCVPIASVIAGFIYNKEAFAKVGVSEPKTLEEFHAVLEKLKKDGTYVPLVMGTADQWEAATMGFQNVGPDYWKGETGRANLIAGKEKLTDPQYVAAFKEIASWAPYLGSGFQAQTYADSQNLFSLGKGAIYAAGSWDISTFRGQAKFAMGAFPPPQPAGTTDCYISDHTDIAMGVNAASKNKEDAKKFLEWLTTPEFATIYANALPGFFPLAKTPVKVDDDVAATMVGWRQICKSTIRNSYQILSRGTPNLENELWNVSAQVVNGKLTPDAAGKQLQDGLDKWYKPAK; this is encoded by the coding sequence ATGAGACGGACATTCAAGGCTGCAATGGGAGCTGAGGCTGCCGCGTTGGCATTGCTTGCGGGGCTTTCGTCGGCCCAGGCAGGCTCGTTGAAGATCGAGAGCTGGCGCAATGACGACGCCGACATCTGGAACTCGAAAATCATTCCCGCCTTCAACAAGCAATATCCCGACATCAAGATCGAATTCGCGCCCTCGGCGCCCAAGGAATACAACGCCGCCCTCAACGCGCGGCTCGATGGCGGCACCGCCGGCGACCTCATCACGTGCCGTCCGTTCGACGCCTCGCTCGCGCTCTACCAGAAGCGCCAGCTCGACGGGGTCGACGGCATCAAGGGCATGGACAATTTCTCCGATGTCGCAAAGGCCGCATGGCAAACCGACGACGGCAAAACCACGTTCTGCGTCCCGATCGCCTCCGTCATCGCCGGGTTCATCTACAACAAGGAAGCTTTCGCCAAGGTCGGCGTGTCCGAGCCGAAGACGCTCGAGGAGTTTCACGCCGTACTCGAGAAGCTGAAGAAGGACGGGACCTACGTCCCGCTGGTGATGGGCACGGCTGACCAGTGGGAGGCTGCGACCATGGGATTTCAGAACGTCGGTCCCGACTATTGGAAGGGCGAGACCGGTCGCGCCAATCTGATTGCGGGCAAGGAGAAGCTGACCGACCCGCAATACGTTGCGGCCTTCAAGGAGATCGCAAGCTGGGCGCCGTATCTTGGATCGGGCTTCCAGGCGCAGACCTACGCTGACAGTCAGAACCTGTTCTCGCTCGGCAAGGGCGCGATCTATGCGGCTGGCTCGTGGGATATCTCAACGTTCCGCGGCCAGGCGAAATTCGCCATGGGTGCATTCCCGCCGCCGCAGCCGGCCGGCACGACGGATTGCTATATCTCCGATCACACCGACATCGCGATGGGCGTCAACGCAGCGTCGAAGAACAAGGAAGACGCAAAGAAGTTCCTGGAATGGCTGACGACGCCGGAATTCGCAACGATCTACGCCAACGCGCTTCCCGGCTTCTTCCCCCTTGCCAAGACTCCGGTGAAGGTGGACGACGACGTCGCCGCGACGATGGTCGGATGGCGCCAGATCTGCAAGTCAACTATCCGCAACTCGTATCAGATCCTGTCGCGCGGTACGCCGAATCTGGAAAACGAGCTCTGGAACGTGTCCGCGCAGGTCGTCAACGGCAAGCTGACGCCCGATGCTGCCGGCAAGCAGCTCCAGGACGGCCTCGACAAGTGGTACAAGCCCGCCAAGTGA
- a CDS encoding ABC transporter ATP-binding protein: protein MANLRIERLNKRYGATTVLNDINLGIEDGEFVVLVGPSGCGKSTLLRMIAGLDGASSGDIHIADRLVNTLAPAARGIAMVFQSYALYPHMNVRKNMTFGLKFTGVAPAERERRVAEAARMLRLVELLDRYPRDLSGGQRQRVAIGRAIVREPAVFLFDEPLSNLDAALRVSTRVEIANLHRMLKATIVYVTHDQVEAMTLADRIVVMNKGRIEQVGKPLDLYYEPANLFVAGFIGSPAMNFFEAKVESIEGGRARVAGAGFRNLDLPAASLKVGDALTLGVRPEHLVRGADGPFAAEGIVELVERLGEASFAYVRRSDGRMFVAEVRGRRTPAPGETVTLVAAAPDVHVFDASGLRVATQTD, encoded by the coding sequence ATGGCCAATCTGCGAATCGAGCGCCTCAACAAGCGCTATGGCGCGACGACAGTGCTCAACGACATCAACCTGGGCATCGAGGATGGCGAATTCGTCGTGCTCGTCGGCCCATCGGGCTGCGGCAAGTCGACGCTTCTGCGCATGATCGCCGGGCTCGACGGCGCCTCAAGCGGTGACATCCATATCGCAGACAGGCTCGTCAATACGCTCGCTCCTGCCGCGCGCGGCATCGCGATGGTGTTCCAGTCCTACGCACTCTATCCGCACATGAACGTGCGCAAGAACATGACGTTCGGTCTGAAATTTACCGGCGTGGCGCCGGCCGAACGCGAGCGGCGTGTCGCGGAAGCCGCCCGCATGTTGCGGCTCGTGGAACTGCTCGATCGCTATCCGCGCGATCTCTCCGGCGGCCAGCGTCAACGCGTCGCGATCGGACGCGCGATCGTGCGCGAACCCGCCGTCTTCCTGTTCGACGAGCCGCTCTCCAATCTCGATGCGGCGCTGCGCGTCTCGACCCGCGTCGAGATCGCCAATCTGCACAGAATGCTGAAAGCGACGATCGTCTATGTGACGCACGATCAGGTCGAGGCGATGACGCTCGCCGACCGTATAGTCGTGATGAACAAGGGGCGCATCGAGCAGGTCGGCAAACCGCTCGACCTCTACTATGAACCCGCTAACCTGTTCGTCGCCGGCTTCATCGGCTCGCCCGCGATGAATTTCTTCGAGGCGAAGGTCGAAAGCATCGAGGGCGGACGCGCGCGCGTGGCCGGCGCCGGGTTTCGCAACCTCGATCTGCCGGCGGCATCGCTGAAGGTCGGCGACGCGTTGACACTCGGTGTCCGTCCGGAGCACCTTGTCCGGGGCGCGGACGGTCCCTTCGCCGCCGAAGGCATCGTCGAGCTCGTCGAACGGCTCGGCGAGGCCTCGTTCGCCTATGTGCGCCGCAGCGACGGCAGGATGTTCGTTGCAGAGGTTCGCGGCCGCCGGACGCCGGCGCCGGGCGAGACGGTGACGCTCGTTGCGGCGGCTCCCGACGTGCACGTCTTCGACGCGTCCGGCCTGCGTGTTGCGACACAAACCGATTGA
- a CDS encoding Gfo/Idh/MocA family protein, with amino-acid sequence MSSPSISTAQKVRVLVVGLGTMGTSHARAYRSVEGFELVGLCTPRAADRDDLEAEFPALPRFESFDEALTSLRPDAVAICTYTEHHAAMALQAFAAGAHVFCEKPLANTLEAARQVVGAARTAGKALLIGYILRVHPAWSRFVEIGRTLGKPLVMRMNLNQQSAGSFWEVHKKLMRSTSPIVDCGVHYVDIMCQVTRARPVAVHAVGARLTSEIAPAMYNYGHLHIMFDDGSVGWYEVGWGPMMSETAHFVKDMIGPNGSVSIIAKESTDAGARSADHDTHTRTNALRIHHAARDTEDRFAKPDELISTTDEPGHQELCEREQRLFLSAIRGEIDLSNEDAINSLRIVFAADESVRSGEVVRL; translated from the coding sequence ATGTCCTCGCCCTCCATTTCGACCGCACAGAAGGTTCGCGTTCTCGTGGTTGGCCTCGGCACGATGGGAACCAGCCATGCCCGCGCCTACAGATCGGTCGAGGGATTTGAGCTCGTCGGCCTTTGCACCCCCCGCGCAGCCGATCGCGACGATCTCGAGGCCGAGTTTCCCGCTCTTCCGCGCTTCGAAAGCTTCGACGAGGCGCTCACCAGCCTGCGTCCCGATGCCGTCGCGATCTGCACCTACACGGAGCATCACGCCGCCATGGCCTTGCAGGCTTTCGCCGCAGGTGCGCATGTTTTCTGCGAAAAGCCGCTGGCCAACACGCTCGAGGCCGCGCGACAGGTCGTCGGCGCTGCACGTACGGCCGGAAAGGCGCTGCTGATCGGCTATATCCTGCGCGTGCATCCCGCATGGTCGCGCTTCGTCGAGATCGGCCGGACGCTCGGAAAGCCGCTCGTGATGCGCATGAATCTCAACCAGCAGTCTGCGGGCTCCTTCTGGGAGGTTCATAAGAAGCTCATGCGGTCGACTTCGCCGATCGTCGATTGCGGCGTCCATTACGTCGACATCATGTGCCAGGTGACGCGAGCGCGTCCCGTCGCGGTCCACGCGGTCGGGGCGCGGCTGACGAGCGAGATCGCGCCGGCCATGTACAATTACGGCCATCTTCACATCATGTTCGACGACGGATCCGTCGGCTGGTACGAGGTCGGCTGGGGTCCGATGATGAGCGAGACCGCTCATTTCGTGAAGGACATGATCGGCCCGAACGGCAGCGTGTCGATCATCGCGAAAGAGAGCACCGATGCGGGCGCGCGTTCTGCGGACCATGACACGCATACGCGGACCAACGCCCTTCGCATCCATCACGCGGCGCGCGACACCGAAGACCGCTTTGCGAAGCCAGATGAGTTGATCTCGACCACAGACGAACCCGGCCATCAGGAGCTCTGCGAGCGCGAGCAGCGGCTGTTTCTGAGTGCGATCCGTGGCGAGATCGACCTATCCAACGAGGACGCGATCAACTCACTCCGCATCGTCTTTGCCGCCGATGAGAGCGTTCGGAGCGGGGAAGTCGTCCGCCTGTAG
- the nagA gene encoding N-acetylglucosamine-6-phosphate deacetylase, with translation MTVLSGARIFDGERFLDDHAVVVEGGHIAAVVPHSERPHGAARDLGGGLLAPGYIDVQVNGGGGVLFNEDPTAEGISRIAAAHRQHGTVGLLPTLVTDTPQLMAAAIAAAREARHSTPATLGIHLEGPFLDPLRKGAHELRYIRDLEPGDLATIANANCGAVILTLAPNRVRAESIAELARHGVLVSLGHSDASYAEACAAVKAGARAFTHLFNAMSAPAGREPGMVGAALDLTEAYVGIIADGHHVHEANLRIAFAAKRHDRFMLITDAMPPAAGGPDQFDLQGRRVSRADGCLRLEDGTLAGSVLTMDEAVRYAVNVVRLDLTDALAMASRVPATFLRRDAELGRIAPGYLASLVHLDDDLRVLETWIEGRPTADGSKRDELAGNT, from the coding sequence ATGACCGTTCTGTCCGGTGCGCGGATTTTTGATGGCGAGCGTTTTCTCGACGACCACGCAGTTGTCGTCGAAGGCGGGCACATCGCGGCAGTCGTCCCTCACTCCGAGAGACCTCACGGCGCCGCGCGCGATCTCGGCGGCGGCCTGCTCGCGCCCGGCTATATCGATGTGCAGGTCAACGGTGGCGGGGGCGTTCTATTCAACGAGGACCCGACAGCCGAAGGCATCTCCCGCATCGCCGCTGCACATCGCCAACACGGCACCGTCGGACTGCTGCCGACGCTGGTGACCGACACACCGCAGCTGATGGCGGCGGCGATCGCCGCCGCGCGCGAAGCGCGGCACTCGACCCCGGCGACCCTCGGCATCCATCTGGAAGGGCCCTTTCTGGACCCGCTCCGCAAGGGCGCGCATGAGCTCCGATACATCCGTGACCTTGAGCCCGGCGACCTCGCGACCATCGCCAACGCGAATTGCGGGGCGGTCATACTGACGCTCGCGCCCAATCGGGTCCGCGCGGAGAGCATTGCCGAACTCGCGCGGCATGGCGTGCTCGTCTCGCTCGGTCACTCCGATGCAAGCTACGCGGAGGCATGCGCGGCTGTCAAAGCCGGCGCACGGGCGTTTACCCATCTCTTCAATGCCATGAGCGCGCCCGCCGGCCGCGAGCCAGGCATGGTCGGCGCGGCGCTCGATCTCACCGAGGCTTACGTTGGAATCATCGCGGATGGTCATCACGTGCACGAGGCGAACTTGCGTATCGCCTTCGCCGCCAAGCGACACGATCGTTTCATGCTGATTACGGATGCAATGCCACCGGCGGCCGGCGGGCCCGATCAGTTCGATCTACAGGGCCGCCGCGTGTCTCGTGCAGACGGCTGCCTGCGGCTCGAGGATGGAACGCTCGCAGGCTCGGTTCTAACCATGGACGAAGCCGTACGCTATGCTGTCAACGTCGTGCGACTCGATCTCACCGACGCCCTCGCGATGGCGTCGCGCGTTCCGGCGACGTTTCTCCGGCGCGACGCGGAACTTGGCCGTATCGCACCAGGCTATCTCGCGAGCCTTGTACATCTCGACGACGATTTGCGCGTGCTCGAAACCTGGATCGAGGGCCGGCCAACCGCCGACGGCTCCAAGCGCGACGAGCTGGCAGGCAACACCTGA
- a CDS encoding carbohydrate ABC transporter permease, whose translation MTAEQRARSFSVHLVLIAYSLLAVGPILLVVMNSFKVRSAIFGSPLAPPDAATFSLVGYEKVFRSSHILTYYSNSLIVTLVSMALVLLFGAMAAWALTEYRFRGSTALALFLSIGIMVPIRLGSVAILNMMRSAGLNDTLTALILVYVAQGLPMSIFILSEFIQQIPRDLRDAARCDGVPETRIFFEVVAPLLRPAIATVAVFTIVPIWNDLWFPLILTSSDSTHTVTLGVQQFLGQYITDWNSVLAALSMAILPVVIIYVLLSRQLIAGLTSGAVK comes from the coding sequence ATGACGGCGGAGCAGCGCGCAAGGAGCTTCAGTGTCCATCTCGTCCTGATCGCCTATAGCCTGCTTGCGGTTGGTCCAATCCTGCTCGTCGTGATGAATTCCTTCAAGGTGCGCAGCGCCATCTTCGGTAGCCCGCTCGCGCCGCCGGACGCTGCGACCTTCAGCCTCGTCGGCTATGAGAAGGTTTTTCGCTCCTCTCATATCCTGACCTACTATTCGAATTCGCTGATCGTGACTCTCGTCAGCATGGCGCTGGTGCTGCTGTTTGGCGCGATGGCAGCTTGGGCCCTGACCGAATACCGCTTTCGCGGTTCGACGGCGCTCGCACTGTTCCTGTCGATCGGCATCATGGTGCCGATCCGGCTTGGCTCCGTCGCGATCCTCAACATGATGCGGTCTGCAGGCCTGAACGACACGCTGACGGCCTTGATCCTCGTCTACGTTGCGCAAGGCCTGCCGATGTCGATCTTCATATTGAGCGAGTTCATCCAGCAGATCCCCAGGGACTTGCGCGACGCCGCGCGCTGCGACGGCGTGCCGGAAACCCGCATCTTCTTCGAAGTGGTCGCCCCTCTGCTGCGCCCGGCGATCGCGACCGTCGCCGTCTTCACCATCGTGCCGATCTGGAACGATCTCTGGTTTCCGCTGATCCTGACGTCGAGCGACTCCACGCATACGGTCACGCTCGGGGTGCAGCAGTTTCTTGGCCAGTACATCACCGACTGGAATTCCGTGCTCGCCGCGCTGTCGATGGCGATCCTGCCGGTCGTCATAATCTACGTGCTCCTCTCGCGCCAACTCATCGCAGGCCTCACCTCCGGCGCAGTCAAATAG
- a CDS encoding SIS domain-containing protein, translated as MTTHMLQEIGEAGDAVARQLSQNAERLAELGARLRRLDPPLVATIARGSSDCCALYLKYLVEIVSGVPCASIGPSIATLYRTPMRLEGGVSVAISQSGRSPDIVEMQRSARRGGALAVALVNDVASPLAQEAELLLPLCAGTECSVAATKSMVAGLVAGASLVAAWRQDRQLADALSGLPDVLRGQAAPPPAAILERLANARSAFVLGRGATLAIAAEAALKLKETCAIHAEAYSAAEVLHGPAELVDSGFPVIAFLPSDAAREGMLATLAALTQAGAAVITIEASGADEADRLATAKVEATLLEPIVMIHRFYRLAEALSLRLGRDPDCPRNLRKVTETV; from the coding sequence ATGACGACCCACATGCTTCAGGAGATCGGCGAGGCAGGCGATGCGGTCGCGCGCCAGCTTAGCCAGAATGCGGAGCGGCTTGCTGAACTTGGGGCGCGTCTACGCCGCCTCGATCCGCCGCTCGTCGCGACAATCGCCCGCGGCTCGTCGGATTGCTGCGCGCTCTATCTGAAATACCTCGTCGAGATTGTTTCGGGGGTGCCCTGTGCCTCCATCGGCCCCTCCATCGCGACGCTTTATCGTACGCCGATGCGGCTCGAAGGCGGCGTTTCCGTCGCGATCTCGCAATCGGGACGCAGCCCCGACATCGTCGAAATGCAGCGGTCCGCACGACGCGGCGGTGCGCTGGCCGTCGCACTGGTCAACGACGTGGCCTCGCCGCTCGCGCAAGAGGCCGAACTGCTGCTGCCGTTGTGCGCAGGCACGGAATGTTCCGTCGCCGCGACCAAATCGATGGTTGCAGGTCTCGTCGCGGGCGCGAGCCTGGTCGCGGCCTGGCGCCAGGATCGGCAGCTCGCAGACGCCCTCTCCGGCCTGCCGGACGTCCTGCGCGGGCAAGCGGCGCCGCCGCCCGCGGCGATACTCGAGAGGCTCGCAAATGCCCGCAGCGCTTTCGTACTCGGTCGCGGCGCGACGCTTGCGATCGCCGCAGAGGCGGCTCTGAAGCTCAAGGAAACCTGCGCAATTCACGCCGAGGCCTATTCCGCGGCCGAGGTGCTGCATGGCCCGGCCGAACTTGTGGACTCCGGCTTTCCCGTCATCGCCTTCCTGCCGTCCGACGCAGCACGAGAGGGAATGCTGGCGACGCTCGCGGCACTGACCCAGGCCGGCGCGGCGGTGATCACGATCGAGGCGAGCGGCGCTGATGAGGCGGATCGTCTCGCGACGGCAAAAGTCGAGGCGACGCTGCTGGAGCCCATCGTCATGATCCACCGCTTCTACCGCCTTGCCGAAGCGCTTTCGCTCCGGCTCGGGCGCGATCCCGACTGCCCGCGCAACCTGCGCAAGGTGACGGAGACTGTTTGA
- a CDS encoding GntR family transcriptional regulator: MSMTVETAPGQKLYRAVVDALRREIETGRFAETQLLPAERVLCELLDVSRTTLRKAIADLIAEGVLFHRHGAGTFIHRATPRVEQPSSRLTSFTEDMRLRGLEASSRELERGVFLPTPEESMMLGVRPNERVFRLGRLRLADGSPMAIERAAVPIRFLPEQDSVGGSLYEALSARGFKPARGLQRLRATLVDHADAELLGVAPDSPALYIQRIAYLADGSCVEFTKSWYRADAYDFVSELTLSPPARKAHR; this comes from the coding sequence ATGTCCATGACGGTCGAAACCGCGCCGGGCCAGAAGCTCTATCGTGCCGTGGTCGACGCGCTTCGGCGCGAGATTGAGACCGGACGCTTCGCAGAGACGCAATTGCTTCCGGCCGAGCGCGTATTGTGCGAGCTGCTCGACGTCTCGCGCACCACGCTGCGCAAGGCGATTGCCGATCTGATCGCCGAAGGCGTGCTGTTTCACCGCCACGGCGCCGGCACCTTTATCCATCGCGCGACGCCGCGCGTCGAGCAACCCTCCTCGCGCCTGACGAGTTTCACGGAAGACATGCGGTTGCGCGGATTGGAGGCGAGTTCGCGCGAGCTCGAGCGCGGCGTGTTCCTGCCGACACCGGAAGAGTCCATGATGCTTGGCGTACGGCCGAACGAACGTGTGTTCCGGCTCGGCCGCCTGCGCCTGGCCGACGGTTCGCCCATGGCGATCGAGCGCGCCGCCGTGCCTATACGCTTTCTTCCTGAACAAGATTCGGTCGGCGGCTCGCTTTACGAGGCGCTCTCCGCGCGAGGCTTCAAGCCCGCCCGGGGCTTGCAGCGCTTGCGTGCGACCCTCGTCGATCATGCGGATGCGGAACTGCTCGGCGTCGCACCGGACAGCCCGGCGCTCTATATCCAGCGCATCGCCTATCTTGCCGACGGATCCTGCGTCGAGTTCACGAAATCCTGGTACCGCGCCGACGCCTATGATTTCGTCTCTGAACTCACGCTGTCGCCACCGGCTCGAAAGGCGCACCGATGA
- a CDS encoding N-acetylmuramic acid 6-phosphate etherase — translation MSVLPSLETDGERCRHTGGVGIDEATFAEAMLASYRRAIASVAAASGDIRAAALRLAAIWRAGGRLVYAGAGSSGLAAAEDAAELPGTFGLEQSRIAIVLPGGTAEAFRIDGAAEDDAAAGEQAMSGLGDLSGDAVIVVSASGSTPFTVAAAAEARRRGAFVIGIAHRPGSPLLVGADASILLESGEEALRGSTRLAAGAAQKAALGMLSSLMGFELGHIHQGLMVNLKADNAKLRERARGIVATIAGVSDTKAEAALREAGGEVKPAILIACGIVTVSEAVTCLAAAKGRIDDALRRAGVNEIKGEGPNKGA, via the coding sequence ATGTCGGTACTGCCGAGCTTGGAGACGGACGGAGAGAGGTGCCGCCACACCGGCGGTGTCGGGATCGATGAGGCGACGTTCGCGGAGGCGATGCTCGCGTCCTACCGCCGAGCGATCGCTTCGGTCGCGGCTGCCTCCGGCGACATCCGCGCCGCCGCGCTTCGCCTCGCCGCGATCTGGCGAGCAGGCGGGCGTCTGGTCTATGCGGGTGCAGGTTCTTCCGGTCTCGCGGCGGCCGAAGATGCCGCCGAACTTCCTGGCACGTTCGGCCTTGAGCAGAGCCGCATCGCAATTGTCCTGCCCGGCGGGACCGCCGAGGCGTTCCGTATCGATGGGGCCGCGGAGGATGATGCCGCAGCCGGCGAGCAGGCCATGTCCGGGCTGGGTGACCTCTCTGGTGATGCCGTGATCGTCGTATCGGCGAGCGGCTCGACGCCGTTCACCGTCGCGGCCGCCGCGGAGGCGCGCCGCCGCGGCGCCTTCGTGATCGGCATTGCGCATCGTCCAGGTTCGCCTTTGCTCGTCGGTGCCGACGCGTCGATCTTGCTCGAGAGCGGGGAGGAGGCGCTGCGCGGCTCGACCCGGCTCGCGGCCGGAGCTGCGCAAAAGGCCGCGCTCGGCATGCTCTCATCATTGATGGGATTCGAGCTTGGCCACATCCATCAGGGCCTGATGGTCAATCTGAAGGCCGATAATGCGAAATTACGCGAGCGGGCGCGCGGGATCGTCGCAACAATCGCCGGCGTCAGCGATACCAAAGCGGAAGCGGCGCTGCGCGAGGCTGGCGGCGAGGTCAAGCCGGCGATCCTGATTGCCTGCGGTATCGTCACCGTGAGCGAGGCGGTCACGTGTCTCGCTGCTGCGAAAGGCCGGATAGACGATGCATTGCGCCGCGCAGGCGTCAACGAGATCAAGGGCGAAGGCCCGAATAAGGGAGCGTAG